In Hemitrygon akajei chromosome 9, sHemAka1.3, whole genome shotgun sequence, the following are encoded in one genomic region:
- the LOC140732762 gene encoding uncharacterized protein produces the protein MMLKRRLESLIGDIHAKIEIHQIAMMEPTSATSRRVEPRKSSRERKLTPKMLELKQQEASQRESKFIKLNESWKEQVRATPTKLKGECSEQDLGGMMETQVRDVFENIRSQSAPSTEIRRKIDSCTAVTTDLMGLVKVRMSEAGQEEFDAKAENARLHMLFDKEYAQSISGTTISKSTVCRHHSSCLSGQQSITAKRAECAAQFAAKQAEVEMKEAIAARRQELKRLENQRDLQVIATKLKVTLKLTQVRPWRKVEQHGSEPANCPPIPYKEIKGEQTCKNNSNEQIDTNNAASLVQALHDAMILSRLPTPEPSVFSGDPLKVLRVEHKFQGIDRTATHKSS, from the coding sequence ATGATGTTGAAAAGGAGATTAGAGTCACTCATAGGTGATATTCATGCCAAAATAGAAATACACCAAATTGCGATGATGGAGCCTACCTCCGCCACTTCAAGGAGAGTTGAACCCAGGAAATCTTCCCGAGAAAGAAAGTTAACCCCAAAAATGCTGGAGCTTAAGCAACAAGAGGCTTCTCAGAGGGAGAGTAAATTCATCAAGCTAAATGAAAGCTGGAAAGAACAAGTTAGAGCGACACCTACCAAACTTAAGGGTGAGTGCTCCGAACAAGACTTAGGTGGCATGATGGAGACACAAGTGAGAGATGTGTTTGAAAATATACGATCGCAATCGGCACCTTCTACTGAGATTAGAAGAAAGATTGATTCCTGCACAGCAGTAACAACAGATTTGATGGGGCTAGTGAAAGTACGTATGAGTGAAGCGGGGCAAGAGGAGTTTGATGCTAAGGCAGAAAATGCAAGACTTCATATGTTGTTCGATAAAGAGTATGCCCAGTCAATATCTGGGACTACAATCTCCAAATCCACTGTTTGTAGGCACCACTCAAGCTGTTTATCAGGACAGCAAAGCATCACAGCAAAAAGAGCAGAGTGTGCTGCACAGTTTGCTGCAAAGCAGGCGGAAGTGGAGATGAAGGAGGCTATCGCTGCACGTAGGCAAGAACTTAAAAGACTGGAAAATCAGAGAGATCTTCAAGTAATAGCCACAAAGCTTAAGGTTACTCTGAAGCTGACTCAGGTGAGGCCTTGGAGGAAAGTAGAACAGCATGGCAGTGAGCCGGCTAATTGTcctccaataccttataaagaaaTTAAAGGGGAACAAACATGTAAGAACAACAGCAATGAACAAATAGACACTAACAATGCAGCATCATTAGTACAAGCCCTACATGATGCAATGATTCTCAGCAGACTTCCTACACCCGAGCCCTCGGTCTTCTCAGGGGACCCACTTAAGGTTCTTAGAGTGGAGCACAAGTTTCAAGGCATCGATAGAACGGCGACGCACAAATCCAGCTGA